Genomic window (Mya arenaria isolate MELC-2E11 chromosome 16, ASM2691426v1):
TGCTCTGTCGAATTTCCGCGATAAAGTTAGCTGTAAAAGAAAGCTTGCTTTTTCGAGAACAATTGCTGAACAATTATCATGaacaataaagataaaaagaagTTGTAGTTTCAACgctatgtttaatatgtttgaaatcAGAAAGGTACTATCACAAAATACATCTATCGTGATGCGTCAGTCACACAACCATTGATGTTGTAGTAGAGCTGAGACTTCAGGTCTTTCACTGGGGATGGGCTCTAGGCATGCCAAGACAAAGTTGATATACTGTTCCGAAACATTGGTCCCAAACTTAAGCGCAGCTCCTTTTTCAATGACGTACGATTCCCACGGAACATCATCGTGTAACATCTCATAGGCCATTATACCAAGTGACCAGACTGTAGACTTACGAGGGAAGCATACCTTGAACTGTCTCTCAGGAGCACGATAGGCAGGTGTGGAAACTTCATATGATTTCAAAGATATGCACTCGTCATCAGTTGGCACGCAAAACTCTAAATCACATAGGCGAACTTCTATGGTGTCTGGATCGATCAACACATTCTCTGGTTTCATGTCCATGTGCATCAATTGGCACTTGCTGTCCATTTCACAAAGAATCAAAATGATTTGCCACATAATGTCTTTCACCACAGGCTCAGGGATATCAAACTTTTCCACATAGGTAAATAGGTCCATTGGCATTCTTTCAAATACCACGCTGTAATTGCTCGCTCCATTTTTGGTCTTGTCATGGTAAATCTCACAATCGACCATGTGGTTGATACCTCGTACGCCCATCTGTTGCATAAGGCAAGTGTTAGCTATCTGGCGGGGTTTCGCAATGTTGACTCCACCACCGACCTTGTTTTACGACAAGCTGCTTGTCACCGTTCTTGCTATGTGCCTCAAACACCTTTCCATTTCCACCCTTTCCCAGAAAATGACCTTTACTTATACGAGTAAACAGAGACGACATATTGGCTCGAGTTTGAGACGCAAATGATGACTGGAGTTCTGTTTCAGTCCCCTTTATAcgcaaaata
Coding sequences:
- the LOC128221751 gene encoding uncharacterized protein LOC128221751 translates to MGVRGINHMVDCEIYHDKTKNGASNYSVVFERMPMDLFTYVEKFDIPEPVVKDIMWQIILILCEMDSKCQLMHMDMKPENVLIDPDTIEVRLCDLEFCVPTDDECISLKSYEVSTPAYRAPERQFKSPSPVKDLKSQLYYNINGCVTDASR